A genomic stretch from Antarcticibacterium flavum includes:
- a CDS encoding YtxH domain-containing protein, producing the protein MANTGSTLLALITGAAIGAAAGLLYAPDSGEKTRKKLSEDARKAQDQFNKKYQETSSNLTTKAKKARTDFETRLEETLSSASYKADEILAAMETKLEELRKQNAKLQRDAKADSGETTREQTGGKTGNQTTGKAVI; encoded by the coding sequence ATGGCAAATACTGGAAGCACATTACTGGCTTTAATAACTGGTGCCGCGATTGGTGCCGCAGCTGGATTGTTATATGCACCCGATAGCGGTGAAAAAACCCGCAAAAAATTGAGTGAAGATGCCCGTAAGGCGCAGGATCAATTCAATAAAAAATATCAGGAAACCAGTTCAAATTTAACAACCAAGGCTAAAAAAGCCCGTACGGATTTTGAGACCAGGCTGGAAGAGACATTATCTTCTGCAAGCTATAAGGCCGATGAGATCCTTGCTGCTATGGAAACAAAGCTGGAAGAGTTGCGCAAGCAAAATGCCAAATTACAGCGAGATGCTAAAGCTGATTCCGGAGAGACCACCAGAGAACAAACCGGCGGTAAAACAGGAAACCAAACAACAGGAAAAGCGGTAATATAA
- the gltX gene encoding glutamate--tRNA ligase produces the protein MAAKVRVRFAPSPTGPLHIGGVRTALYNYLFAKKHNGDFILRIEDTDQNRFVEGAEDYIIESLNWCRIPFDEGPGKEGKYGPYRQSDRANLYRKYADELIASGNAYYAFDTAEALDDHRRDHEEKGKTFIYNWHNRLKLENSLALSKEKTDKKLQANEPYVIRFKSPEGETLQLQDEIRGEMEIDTNILDDKVLFKSDGMPTYHLANIVDDHLMEITHVIRGEEWLPSLALHVLLYKAFNWQIPKFAHLPLILKPQGKGKLSKRDGDKMGFPVFPLEWKDPKTGEISVGYREENYLPEAVVNMLSFLGWNPGTEQEFFNLEELVAAFELERVHKSGAKFDPEKTKWFQQHYFQLQRDETLAAHFMTILAEKGVRTDVDYTTRIVSLLKERAVFVDDLWDLGSYFFKAPESFEEKAAKKVWKEDTGEIIDELIEKVSETEPYTTENLQEEIKGWITANNIGFGKVMQPLRLSLVGAMQGPDVFEIAVLIGKLETVRRLEFAKNTLG, from the coding sequence ATGGCAGCTAAAGTACGAGTAAGGTTTGCACCCAGCCCCACAGGGCCTTTACATATAGGAGGCGTAAGGACCGCATTATATAATTACCTGTTTGCAAAGAAGCATAATGGAGATTTCATTTTGCGCATTGAGGATACAGACCAAAACCGATTTGTGGAAGGAGCTGAAGATTATATCATTGAATCCTTAAACTGGTGCAGGATCCCATTTGACGAAGGTCCCGGCAAGGAAGGAAAATATGGGCCTTACCGCCAAAGTGACCGGGCAAATCTTTACAGGAAATATGCCGATGAACTTATAGCCAGTGGCAATGCGTACTATGCATTTGATACTGCTGAAGCATTGGATGATCATCGCAGGGATCACGAGGAAAAAGGTAAAACATTCATATATAACTGGCATAACCGGCTAAAGCTGGAGAACTCCCTTGCCCTCTCTAAAGAAAAGACAGATAAAAAATTACAGGCTAATGAACCTTATGTAATAAGATTTAAGTCACCAGAAGGAGAAACCCTGCAATTACAGGATGAAATAAGGGGGGAGATGGAGATTGATACAAATATCCTGGATGATAAGGTGCTTTTCAAAAGTGACGGGATGCCTACTTATCACCTGGCTAATATTGTTGATGACCACCTTATGGAGATCACCCACGTGATTCGTGGAGAAGAATGGCTTCCCTCTCTAGCTCTACACGTTTTACTATATAAAGCCTTTAACTGGCAAATCCCCAAATTTGCACATTTACCACTTATCCTAAAACCACAGGGTAAAGGAAAACTTAGCAAAAGGGATGGAGATAAAATGGGCTTCCCGGTATTCCCGCTGGAGTGGAAAGATCCAAAGACAGGAGAAATATCGGTAGGATACCGTGAGGAAAATTACCTTCCTGAAGCTGTTGTGAATATGCTAAGCTTCCTTGGATGGAACCCCGGGACTGAACAGGAGTTTTTCAACCTGGAAGAACTTGTAGCAGCTTTTGAACTGGAACGGGTACATAAATCTGGTGCCAAATTTGACCCCGAAAAGACCAAATGGTTCCAGCAGCATTATTTCCAGTTACAAAGGGATGAAACCCTTGCAGCACACTTTATGACCATTCTTGCAGAAAAAGGTGTAAGGACAGATGTTGATTATACTACCAGGATCGTATCCCTTCTCAAGGAACGGGCTGTTTTTGTGGATGATCTTTGGGATTTGGGAAGCTATTTCTTTAAGGCCCCGGAAAGTTTTGAAGAAAAAGCGGCTAAAAAGGTTTGGAAAGAAGATACAGGAGAGATCATTGACGAACTTATTGAAAAAGTCTCTGAAACAGAACCTTATACTACAGAAAATTTGCAGGAGGAGATCAAAGGATGGATCACAGCTAATAATATAGGCTTTGGAAAGGTTATGCAGCCCCTGCGCCTTTCCCTGGTTGGAGCCATGCAGGGCCCCGATGTTTTTGAGATCGCAGTTTTAATTGGAAAACTGGAAACAGTACGAAGGCTGGAATTTGCTAAAAATACTTTAGGTTAA
- a CDS encoding SPFH domain-containing protein, with translation MIGYVLLPIFIVLALIILFSGIFTVRQQSSAVLERFGKFMSIRNSGLHFKIPIIDQIAGRINLKVQQLDVLVETKTKDDVFVKLKISVQFQVIKTNVYDAFYKLESPHDQITSYVFDVVRAEVPKMKLDDVFERKDDIAVAVKRELNQAMSDYGYDIIKTLVTDIDPDAQVKSAMNRINAAEREKVAAEYVAEAERIKIVAKARAEAESKRLQGQGIADQRREIARGLEESVDVLNKVGINSQEASALIVVTQHYDTLQAIGEETNTNLILLPNSPQAGSDMLNNMIASFTASNQIGEAMREKNEKAGMVRKPRKKDDNRDKDI, from the coding sequence ATGATAGGTTATGTTCTCCTTCCCATTTTTATAGTATTGGCTTTGATAATACTATTCTCGGGGATTTTCACGGTTAGACAACAAAGTTCTGCAGTACTTGAGCGGTTCGGGAAATTTATGAGTATACGCAATTCGGGATTGCATTTTAAGATCCCCATAATAGATCAAATTGCCGGCAGGATCAATTTAAAAGTACAACAACTGGATGTACTTGTAGAGACCAAAACAAAGGATGATGTTTTTGTGAAGCTGAAGATCTCTGTACAGTTCCAGGTTATCAAAACCAATGTTTATGATGCTTTTTATAAATTGGAAAGCCCACATGATCAAATTACCTCTTATGTATTTGATGTGGTACGTGCAGAAGTTCCAAAAATGAAACTGGATGATGTATTTGAGAGAAAGGATGATATAGCTGTTGCAGTCAAAAGAGAATTGAACCAGGCGATGTCTGACTATGGTTATGACATCATTAAAACGCTTGTAACAGACATTGATCCAGATGCACAGGTAAAGAGTGCCATGAACCGAATAAATGCAGCAGAACGCGAGAAAGTGGCTGCAGAGTATGTGGCAGAAGCTGAAAGAATTAAGATCGTAGCTAAAGCACGTGCAGAGGCAGAGAGCAAAAGATTACAGGGGCAGGGTATAGCCGACCAGCGACGCGAGATAGCAAGGGGACTCGAAGAGAGTGTGGATGTCCTGAATAAAGTAGGGATCAATTCCCAGGAGGCCTCAGCCTTGATTGTGGTTACCCAGCATTACGACACCTTACAGGCTATAGGAGAAGAAACCAATACGAACCTTATCCTGCTTCCAAACTCACCCCAGGCGGGCAGTGATATGTTGAACAATATGATAGCTTCATTTACTGCTTCCAATCAAATAGGGGAAGCTATGAGAGAAAAGAATGAAAAAGCAGGAATGGTTAGAAAGCCAAGAAAAAAAGACGATAACAGGGATAAGGATATTTAA
- a CDS encoding coiled-coil domain-containing protein: MEDFNYIKKQLAAFTRKYYLNELLKGAILFFSIWLLYFLLVLFIEYFFWLSPPNRSILFWAFIAVSVALLIKFIVVPLSKLFKLSRGINELEASRIIGKHFPEVNDKLLNVLQLQQSGEHSDLLLAGIAQKSKELKPVPFKTAVTYRSSYRYFKYAAFPIIIILAVIITGNQAVFSESYSRVIHYKTAYEPPAPFNFNLQTDVLQVEEGNSFPLTVSTQGTMVPETVTIHFNNETYFLRTLENGMYDFVFQGVKEDVDFYLSANGVRSHTYTLEVLEVPRLLEFKLRMEYPGYLKRSSEIKKGSGNVIVPEGTNITWELDTRSTNEVIFSTRDTAESFRREGSKFSFTSSFFNNTKYQVTTSNEKLRDYESLDYSIEVIKDEFPQIEIQHKRDSINNGELYFFGKISDDHAVAGLNMVYYKGTTGEEAANRTAIPVSREVYNEFFYSFPGDLNLEKGENYSIYFEVYDNDGVNGAKRSRSETFSYREKAEEEIREEKIKQQGESINNLSQSLERIQLSEKELEEISRLQKEKEELNFNDRKKLENFLERQKSQNEMMKDYSQKLKESLQQEGQEDKGEFKKQLDERLQRNEERLKENEDLLEELQEYADKINREELSEKLEKLSKQNTNKQKSLEQLLELTKRYYVQEKTQKIARDLEKLGEKQEGMAAEDSTNTVEKQEELNRDFEEVIEKIEDVEKENASLKKPYDLERDIEEEKEISEKQESAGEQLKEENKEGARQEQKKAGEMMKKMAKKMQQAQMSAQGEQLNANIESLRQILSNLMVFSFEQEELLLNFRKLRPNDASYAGALRKQQVLKEHFQHVDDSLFALAMNNPMISDKITTKLTDIEFDIDKSLDRLAQNEIPQGTASQQYVMTGTNELALMLSDVLGNMQEMANPSMSPGGGGEEQQLSDIIMTQEELKKQMQEGLNEQEQQQGQEGEEGEEPQEREGGSESREGGSGQQEEMSGKLFEIFKQQQLLKQQLENRLKEAQGDTQQGELLQEMEQVEKDILNKGFNAQTLERMNRIIHKMLELEQATFEQEEDEERSSRTNTTNFENTAKDQNLKAREYFNSTEILNRQTLPLRQIYKAKVKQYFEAVEN, encoded by the coding sequence ATGGAGGATTTTAATTACATAAAAAAGCAGCTTGCGGCCTTTACAAGAAAGTATTATCTCAATGAATTATTGAAGGGAGCCATTCTGTTTTTTTCTATTTGGCTGTTATATTTCCTTCTTGTTTTATTTATCGAATATTTCTTCTGGCTTTCGCCTCCCAATCGCAGTATCTTATTTTGGGCTTTTATAGCAGTCTCTGTAGCATTGTTGATCAAGTTCATCGTCGTACCCCTTTCAAAATTATTTAAACTTTCCCGGGGGATTAATGAACTGGAGGCTTCCCGGATCATAGGAAAACATTTCCCGGAGGTTAATGACAAACTTCTTAATGTATTGCAATTGCAGCAGTCTGGAGAACATTCTGATCTTTTACTCGCAGGAATAGCTCAAAAATCAAAGGAATTAAAGCCTGTACCCTTTAAAACAGCGGTTACCTACAGGAGTAGTTACCGCTACTTTAAATACGCTGCCTTTCCAATTATTATTATTCTTGCTGTGATCATTACGGGAAACCAGGCGGTTTTTTCTGAAAGTTATTCCAGGGTCATCCACTATAAAACTGCCTACGAACCACCGGCACCTTTTAATTTCAATCTTCAAACAGATGTACTTCAAGTGGAAGAGGGTAATAGTTTTCCCCTTACTGTATCCACACAAGGCACTATGGTGCCTGAAACAGTTACTATTCATTTTAATAATGAAACTTATTTCCTCCGGACCCTGGAGAATGGTATGTATGATTTTGTTTTTCAGGGTGTTAAGGAAGATGTTGACTTTTATCTAAGTGCAAACGGAGTAAGAAGCCATACCTATACCCTGGAAGTCCTGGAGGTGCCCCGCCTGCTTGAATTTAAATTAAGGATGGAATATCCGGGATATCTTAAAAGATCTTCTGAAATTAAAAAAGGCAGCGGAAATGTAATTGTGCCAGAGGGAACTAATATCACCTGGGAACTGGATACAAGATCAACAAATGAAGTAATCTTCAGTACCAGGGACACTGCTGAAAGTTTTAGACGGGAGGGATCAAAATTCAGTTTTACATCAAGCTTTTTCAACAATACAAAATACCAGGTTACGACGTCCAATGAGAAACTAAGAGATTATGAATCGCTCGATTATTCTATAGAAGTTATAAAAGATGAATTTCCTCAAATTGAAATTCAGCACAAAAGAGATAGTATTAATAATGGGGAACTTTATTTTTTTGGAAAAATAAGCGACGACCATGCGGTTGCCGGTTTGAACATGGTTTATTATAAGGGAACAACAGGGGAAGAGGCGGCAAACAGGACTGCTATTCCTGTAAGCAGGGAAGTTTACAATGAATTTTTCTATAGTTTTCCTGGTGATTTGAATCTTGAGAAAGGGGAAAATTACAGCATTTATTTTGAGGTTTACGATAATGATGGCGTAAATGGCGCAAAACGGAGCAGGAGTGAAACTTTTAGTTATAGGGAGAAAGCAGAAGAAGAGATACGGGAGGAGAAAATTAAACAACAGGGAGAGTCTATTAATAATCTATCCCAAAGCCTTGAAAGAATTCAACTTTCAGAAAAGGAACTGGAGGAAATCTCACGTCTTCAAAAGGAAAAGGAAGAGTTAAATTTCAATGACCGTAAAAAACTGGAAAATTTCCTTGAAAGGCAGAAAAGCCAAAATGAAATGATGAAAGACTATTCCCAAAAATTAAAGGAAAGTTTACAACAGGAAGGACAGGAAGATAAAGGTGAATTCAAGAAACAGCTGGATGAAAGATTACAGCGCAATGAGGAAAGGTTAAAGGAAAATGAAGATTTGCTGGAGGAGTTGCAGGAGTATGCCGATAAGATTAACAGGGAAGAACTTTCTGAAAAACTGGAGAAACTTTCCAAGCAAAACACAAATAAACAAAAGAGCCTGGAACAATTACTGGAATTAACAAAGAGATACTACGTACAGGAGAAGACCCAAAAGATTGCCCGGGATCTCGAAAAACTGGGGGAGAAACAAGAGGGAATGGCTGCAGAAGATTCCACCAATACCGTTGAAAAGCAGGAAGAATTAAACAGGGATTTCGAAGAGGTTATCGAGAAAATTGAGGATGTTGAAAAGGAGAATGCAAGTCTTAAAAAACCCTATGATCTGGAAAGGGATATCGAGGAAGAAAAAGAGATAAGTGAGAAGCAGGAGAGTGCGGGTGAACAACTAAAGGAAGAAAACAAAGAGGGTGCCAGGCAGGAACAGAAAAAAGCAGGAGAGATGATGAAGAAGATGGCAAAGAAAATGCAACAGGCGCAAATGAGTGCTCAGGGAGAACAGTTAAATGCCAATATCGAAAGCCTGAGACAAATTCTTAGTAATTTAATGGTTTTCTCTTTCGAGCAGGAAGAGCTATTATTAAATTTTAGAAAACTTAGGCCTAATGACGCCTCTTATGCCGGTGCGCTTAGAAAACAACAAGTTCTTAAAGAGCATTTCCAGCACGTGGATGACAGCCTTTTTGCCCTTGCGATGAACAACCCTATGATATCTGATAAGATCACCACTAAGCTCACAGATATTGAATTTGATATTGATAAATCCCTTGATCGTTTAGCACAAAATGAAATTCCGCAGGGAACTGCGAGCCAGCAATATGTTATGACCGGCACCAATGAACTTGCTTTGATGTTAAGTGATGTGCTTGGGAATATGCAGGAGATGGCCAACCCCAGTATGTCACCCGGTGGCGGGGGAGAGGAACAGCAATTGAGTGATATTATCATGACCCAGGAGGAGTTAAAAAAGCAAATGCAGGAGGGTTTGAATGAGCAGGAGCAACAACAGGGGCAGGAGGGTGAAGAAGGGGAAGAACCCCAGGAAAGAGAGGGAGGTAGTGAAAGTCGTGAAGGTGGTTCGGGACAGCAGGAAGAAATGAGTGGAAAGCTCTTTGAGATCTTTAAACAACAACAGCTACTAAAACAGCAACTTGAAAATAGATTAAAAGAAGCACAGGGGGATACCCAACAAGGTGAACTTTTACAGGAAATGGAACAGGTTGAAAAGGATATATTGAATAAAGGCTTTAATGCTCAAACTCTCGAAAGAATGAACAGGATCATTCATAAAATGCTGGAATTAGAACAGGCAACTTTTGAACAGGAAGAGGATGAGGAAAGATCTTCAAGGACTAATACCACCAATTTTGAGAACACGGCTAAGGATCAAAATCTTAAAGCCCGGGAATATTTTAATTCAACCGAGATTTTAAACAGACAAACCTTACCTTTGCGGCAAATTTATAAAGCTAAAGTAAAGCAGTATTTTGAAGCCGTCGAAAATTAA
- a CDS encoding outer membrane beta-barrel protein has protein sequence MMLKRSLFLLAFFLIFGEAFSQKRYPKDVYNTLGIQAGINYGGLSSDNLSLSPGVGFSAGLSTRANVYNNFLFLYGIKYFQYNTGIDVRQEGRSELSQINLRTNGVQLNFFGGHKIIGDHLSIEAGPVIQINSKLLTNEGYENAMVDGYLLTAESLEDISKINFALAGQVSAGLRRLKVWAQYQYGLSNMFRNLEPEEEGGNGSRVTDLQGVVRLATAGIVFYF, from the coding sequence ATGATGCTGAAAAGAAGTCTTTTTCTATTGGCCTTTTTCCTGATTTTCGGGGAGGCCTTTTCTCAAAAAAGATATCCCAAGGATGTTTATAATACCCTGGGAATACAAGCAGGCATCAATTATGGAGGACTTAGCAGTGACAATTTAAGTTTGTCTCCCGGGGTGGGTTTTTCTGCCGGCCTGTCGACCCGCGCAAATGTTTACAATAATTTTCTTTTTTTATATGGTATTAAATACTTTCAATATAACACAGGAATAGACGTAAGGCAAGAGGGGAGGAGTGAACTTTCACAAATTAATTTGAGGACCAATGGTGTACAACTTAACTTCTTTGGAGGGCATAAAATAATAGGGGACCACCTAAGTATTGAAGCCGGTCCTGTAATACAGATCAATAGTAAATTATTGACAAATGAGGGCTATGAGAATGCTATGGTTGACGGGTATCTTTTAACTGCTGAAAGCCTTGAGGACATTTCAAAGATCAATTTTGCTCTTGCCGGGCAGGTCTCAGCAGGACTTCGCCGATTAAAAGTATGGGCTCAATACCAGTATGGTTTGTCCAACATGTTCAGAAATCTCGAGCCTGAAGAGGAAGGAGGAAACGGTTCCCGGGTCACAGACCTACAGGGGGTAGTAAGACTTGCTACCGCGGGAATCGTATTTTATTTTTAA
- a CDS encoding DUF6327 family protein, producing MKQYSSFEEIDRDLKILKLQNEIDKEEIKLSIQETKDNMSPLSLAGSLITSAVKKAIALKAIAKLWGKKLKDKK from the coding sequence ATGAAACAATACAGCTCATTCGAAGAAATTGACCGGGACCTTAAGATCCTTAAACTGCAAAATGAAATAGACAAGGAAGAGATCAAATTAAGCATACAGGAGACAAAGGATAATATGTCTCCTCTTTCCCTTGCAGGAAGCCTTATAACCTCTGCAGTAAAAAAAGCCATCGCACTTAAAGCGATAGCCAAGCTGTGGGGAAAAAAGCTTAAAGACAAAAAATAA
- the folB gene encoding dihydroneopterin aldolase, with protein MGKIKLHNIKVFAYHGCLVEEGKIGSDYRVDLTVKGDLSHSAKTDTLGDTIDYVHLNKIVKEEMSIRSKLLETVAERILNRVLEELQLVQKVRVDVSKINPPIGGDVGMVTVSRSKSR; from the coding sequence ATGGGAAAGATCAAACTTCATAACATCAAAGTATTTGCCTACCACGGTTGTCTTGTTGAAGAAGGCAAGATTGGGAGCGATTACCGGGTAGATCTAACTGTTAAGGGCGACCTGTCACATTCAGCAAAGACTGATACCCTGGGGGATACCATAGATTACGTACATCTCAACAAGATCGTAAAAGAGGAAATGTCTATTCGATCAAAGTTACTGGAGACAGTGGCAGAACGAATTTTAAACCGTGTCCTGGAGGAACTTCAACTGGTACAGAAAGTTAGGGTTGATGTCTCAAAAATTAACCCTCCCATTGGTGGAGATGTAGGAATGGTGACTGTTTCCAGGAGCAAATCACGGTAG
- a CDS encoding phage holin family protein, which translates to MAFEKLTNSINDLKENIQAFKQSSAEYYKLSLYKGIVKGAISAVNAVLIGFFGLFALLFLSIAVAVYLSNLLDSPSAGYFIVGGFYLLLLILILVIGRKYIKKTILIKSSRSFFND; encoded by the coding sequence ATGGCTTTTGAGAAACTAACCAACAGTATTAATGATCTAAAAGAGAATATACAGGCTTTTAAACAAAGTAGTGCAGAGTACTATAAGTTAAGCCTGTATAAAGGCATTGTAAAAGGTGCTATCTCTGCCGTCAATGCGGTGTTGATTGGTTTTTTTGGGCTTTTTGCTTTGTTGTTCCTTTCTATTGCAGTAGCGGTCTACTTAAGTAATCTCCTGGATTCACCTAGCGCAGGTTACTTTATAGTAGGTGGTTTCTATCTGCTTCTCCTTATCCTTATCTTGGTTATAGGAAGAAAGTATATCAAGAAGACCATTCTCATTAAGTCTTCCAGAAGTTTCTTTAACGACTAA
- a CDS encoding glutamine--tRNA ligase/YqeY domain fusion protein — MAEVKKSLNFIEQIIEEDLKNDYKREDLKFRFPPEPNGYLHIGHASSICLNFGLGEKYNAPVNLRFDDTNPIKEEQEYVDAIKEDVLWLGFKWEKECYASDYFQQLYDWAVELIKNGYAYVDSQASAVIAEQKGTPTQPGKNSPYRDRSVEENLELFEKMKNGETTEGAHVLRAKIDMASPNMLMRDPIMYRSLHKKHHRTGNDWNIYPMYDWAHGESDFIENISHSFCTLEFLPHRELYNWFLEKVSREGEFLPKQREFARRNLSHTIVSKRKLLHLVEKEIVASWDDPRMPTISGLRRRGYTPASIRKFAETIGIAKRENVIDVSLLEFCIREDLNKTAPRVMGVLDPVKLVITNYAEGKEEWLETENNPEDEESGTREIPFSRELYIEREDFKEEANRKFFRLSLGKEVRLKSAYIIKAEEVVKDENGEIIEIHCTYDPKSKSGSGTEESLRKVKGTLHWVSVPHSVEAEIRLYDRLFTEETPDADKERDFTDFINPDSLKIIRGFVEPGLKNAGVADKFQFQRIGYFCVDKESSKDNLIFNRTVTLRDSWAKKGQ; from the coding sequence ATGGCCGAAGTAAAGAAATCACTCAATTTCATTGAGCAGATCATAGAAGAAGATCTAAAGAACGATTATAAAAGAGAAGACCTCAAATTCCGTTTTCCACCCGAGCCCAATGGCTATTTACACATAGGACATGCCTCTTCCATTTGCCTTAATTTTGGACTTGGTGAAAAATACAATGCCCCTGTTAACCTTCGGTTTGATGATACCAATCCTATTAAGGAAGAGCAGGAGTATGTAGACGCTATTAAGGAAGATGTATTATGGCTGGGCTTTAAATGGGAAAAAGAGTGTTATGCTTCAGATTATTTTCAGCAATTATACGATTGGGCTGTTGAATTGATAAAAAATGGCTATGCTTATGTAGATAGCCAGGCTTCAGCAGTGATCGCCGAACAAAAAGGAACTCCAACCCAACCGGGAAAAAACAGTCCGTACAGAGATCGCTCTGTTGAAGAGAACCTCGAACTTTTTGAGAAAATGAAAAATGGGGAAACTACTGAAGGGGCCCATGTGCTGCGGGCTAAGATAGATATGGCTTCCCCAAATATGCTTATGAGGGATCCAATTATGTACAGGAGCCTTCATAAAAAACATCACAGGACCGGCAATGACTGGAATATTTATCCAATGTATGACTGGGCTCACGGGGAGAGTGATTTTATAGAAAATATTTCACATTCCTTTTGTACCCTGGAATTTCTTCCTCACCGTGAATTATATAACTGGTTCCTGGAAAAGGTGAGTAGGGAAGGCGAATTTTTACCTAAGCAAAGAGAATTTGCAAGGCGTAATTTAAGCCATACAATCGTGAGCAAGCGTAAATTACTTCACCTGGTGGAAAAAGAGATCGTAGCTTCCTGGGATGATCCAAGAATGCCCACCATAAGTGGTCTTAGAAGAAGAGGATATACTCCCGCTTCTATAAGGAAGTTTGCAGAAACTATTGGGATCGCTAAGAGAGAAAATGTTATCGATGTTTCCCTTTTGGAATTTTGTATAAGGGAAGATCTAAATAAAACTGCACCACGGGTCATGGGGGTGCTTGATCCCGTTAAACTTGTAATAACCAATTATGCTGAAGGTAAGGAAGAATGGCTCGAAACAGAGAATAATCCTGAGGATGAGGAAAGCGGTACAAGGGAAATTCCATTTTCTAGAGAACTTTATATTGAAAGAGAAGATTTTAAAGAAGAGGCAAACCGTAAATTCTTTAGACTAAGCCTTGGAAAAGAAGTGAGGTTAAAAAGTGCTTATATTATTAAAGCTGAAGAGGTTGTAAAGGATGAAAATGGAGAGATAATAGAGATACATTGTACTTATGATCCAAAAAGCAAGAGTGGGAGCGGGACAGAGGAATCCCTGCGGAAGGTAAAAGGTACCCTTCACTGGGTGTCAGTCCCACATTCTGTTGAAGCAGAGATAAGGCTTTATGACAGGCTTTTTACTGAAGAGACCCCAGATGCCGATAAGGAAAGGGATTTCACCGATTTTATTAACCCCGATTCCTTAAAGATAATCAGGGGCTTTGTGGAACCCGGCCTTAAAAATGCAGGTGTGGCAGATAAGTTCCAATTCCAGCGCATAGGATATTTTTGTGTTGATAAAGAGAGTAGCAAAGACAATCTTATATTTAACCGTACGGTTACACTTAGAGACTCGTGGGCTAAGAAAGGCCAGTAA